In the Euphorbia lathyris chromosome 5, ddEupLath1.1, whole genome shotgun sequence genome, one interval contains:
- the LOC136230919 gene encoding pentatricopeptide repeat-containing protein At2g01390 encodes MLRANGVNRFLTQFLISSSIYNNDYPLRYLKNFTKCIHSLHQSKPPNSVKQFTGNSRKPAKSRTKKHAEDPKVYMRNTISNIYRILKYSTWDTAKEQLTELRIKWDSYTVNQVLKSHPPMEKAWLFFNWASSVKGFKHDQFTYTTMLDIFGEAGRIESMKFVFKQMQEKGVKIDSVTYTSFMHWVSSSGDVDEAVKIWGEMKENGCYPTVVSYTAFMKILFDNKRVKEASDAYKEMLESGISPNCRTYTVLMEYLVAAGKCQEALEIFSKMQEAGVQPDKPLCNILIARCCETGETDTMLQILQYMRTNYLTLRYPIFLQALKTLRIAGVNDTLLFQANPHCATDAIETTDHSISGEFFDRGLLLILLKKQNLVWVDRFLAELMNKNMFMDSWIVSTIIVENCNRCRTDSALLGFEYSMRMGIDLERTAYVSFIGILIRSNNFVKIVEIVKEMITAGYSLGLYLGALLIYRLGCARRPTCASKIFNFLHDEEKCSATYTAMISVYFSAGSPEKAVKIYRTMKNKGINPCLGTYDVLISGFERRGRLSETDVYRKEKKSLIAHGYCSDSVSEEEKMCDLLFSGGSVQRAGSEGGCRSGRSEQ; translated from the exons ATGTTGCGGGCTAATGGTGTCAATAGATTTCTTACCCAATTTTTGATTTCTTCATCCATATATAACAACGATTACCCCCTTCGCTATCTGAAAAATTTCACGAAATGTATCCATTCCCTTCATCAATCCAAGCCCCCAAATTCCGTCAAGCAATTCACCGGAAATTCAAGAAAACCAGCCAAATCAAGGACGAAGAAACACGCAGAAGACCCAAAAGTTTACATGAGGAACACCATTTCAAACATCTACAGAATCTTGAAATATTCCACTTGGGATACTGCTAAAGAGCAATTAACCGAACTTCGTATAAAATGGGACTCGTACACAGTCAATCAGGTGCTAAAATCCCATCCACCGATGGAAAAGGCGTGGCTGTTTTTCAATTGGGCTTCGAGTGTAAAAGGGTTTAAGCACGATCAATTTACCTACACAACAATGCTCGACATTTTTGGAGAAGCTGGAAGGATCGAGTCTATGAAATTCGTGTTTAAGCAAATGCAGGAGAAGGGGGTAAAGATCGATTCCGTTACTTATACTTCATTTATGCACTGGGTTTCAAGCTCTGGCGATGTTGATGAGGCTGTGAAGATTTGGGGGGAAATGAAGGAGAACGGGTGTTATCCGACGGTTGTTTCTTATACAGCTTTTATGAAGATTTTGTTTGATAATAAGAGAGTTAAAGAGGCAAGTGATGCTTACAAGGAGATGCTTGAATCTGGAATTTCTCCGAATTGCCGTACTTACACTGTTCTGATGGAGTATCTTGTTGCTGCTG GCAAATGCCAAGAAGCCCTAGAGATTTTCAGCAAAATGCAAGAGGCAGGAGTGCAACCTGATAAACCTTTATGCAATATTTTGATCGCAAGATGTTGCGAAACTGGTGAAACAGACACGATGCTCCAAATTCTTCAATACATGAGAACTAATTACCTTACTCTTCGTTACCCTATATTCTTACAAGCACTCAAAACGCTACGAATTGCTGGTGTGAATGATACCCTCCTCTTTCAAGCTAATCCTCACTGTGCTACCGATGCTATCGAAACAACCGATCACAGTATATCCGGTGAGTTTTTCGACAGAGGACTTCTACTTATTCTCTTGAAAAAGCAAAATCTTGTGTGGGTTGATCGTTTCCTGGCCGAGTTAATGAACAAAAACATGTTTATGGACTCTTGGATTGTTTCAACCATCATCGTGGAAAACTGCAACCGATGCAGAACAGATAGTGCTTTGTTGGGTTTTGAATACAGTATGAGAATGGGCATAGATCTTGAAAGAACAGCATATGTTAGCTTCATAGGGATATTGATCAGATCaaataattttgtaaaaattgTGGAGATCGTGAAGGAAATGATTACGGCTGGTTATTCTCTCGGATTATATTTAGGTGCTCTATTGATTTATAGACTTGGATGTGCTAGAAGGCCAACATGTGCGTCGAAGATTTTCAATTTTCTACATGATGAAGAGAAGTGTTCTGCTACTTATACTGCAATGATTAGTGTATACTTCTCTGCTGGAAGTCCCGAAAAAGCTGTTAAAATTTATAGAACAATGAAAAATAAAGGGATTAATCCTTGTTTAGGTACTTATGATGTTCTAATATCCGGTTTTGAAAGACGTGGCAGGCTTTCTGAAACAGATgtatatagaaaagaaaagaagagccTGATAGCTCACGGCTATTGCTCTGATAGTGTCTCGGAGGAGGAAAAGATGTGCGACCTTCTATTTTCTGGGGGGTCAGTGCAACGAGCCGGTTCTGAGGGGGGATGTCGGAGTGGAAGGTCTGAGCAATAA
- the LOC136229114 gene encoding UPF0496 protein At2g18630, whose product MMGGQCSKSKGVETPSPPPAQPHPPPPRVQMTSSSQYTVDLSAYEDACKLDPDLQSFDITLHERTNRVISSLTTGVEVRSLSFDSLKEVTNCLLEMNQDVVNVILECKEDIWKNKELFSLVQEYFENSAKTLDFCGALESSLKRARNSQLIIQLALGKFDEEAGLQNGLAEKNFTKTLEGLRRFKAAGSPFSEEFFLLFQSVYKSQVSMLSKLQLRKKKLDKKLKSLKTWRRITNVLFVSAFVAVLIFSVVAAAIAAPPVITALAGALAVPIGSVGKWCNSLWNDYMKALKGQKELASSMQVGTFIAIKDMDNIRVLVNKLEVEIESILQNANIALVEEDALKLVIDEIKKKMAVFMQTIEDLGQHANKCSRDITQARTVILQRIIRYPER is encoded by the coding sequence ATGATGGGAGGGCAATGTAGCAAATCTAAGGGTGTTGAAACCCCATCACCACCACCAGCTCAGCCACACCCACCACCACCACGGGTCCAAATGACTTCCAGTTCCCAGTATACAGTAGACCTGAGTGCATACGAGGATGCTTGTAAGCTTGATCCAGACCTTCAATCCTTTGATATCACTCTCCATGAAAGGACTAACCGTGTCATTAGCAGCCTTACAACCGGTGTTGAAGTTAGATCACTGTCTTTTGACTCGCTCAAAGAGGTAACTAATTGCCTCCTTGAGATGAATCAAGATGTGGTCAATGTGATACTAGAATGCAAGGAAGATATATGGAAAAACAAAGAATTGTTTTCTTTAGTTCAGGAGTATTTTGAGAATAGTGCTAAGACTTTAGATTTTTGTGGTGCTCTTGAAAGTAGCCTCAAACGAGCCCGAAATAGCCAATTGATCATTCAGCTTGCCCTTGGGAAGTTTGACGAAGAAGCAGGGTTGCAAAATGGGTTAGCAGAGAAGAACTTTACAAAGACATTGGAAGGATTACGGAGGTTCAAGGCTGCTGGTAGTCCTTTCAGTGAGGAGTTCTTTTTACTCTTCCAGTCGGTTTATAAGTCGCAAGTATCCATGTTATCGAAATTGCAACTTCGAAAGAAGAAGCTCGATAAGAAATTGAAATCCTTGAAGACATGGAGGAGAATTACGAATGTGTTATTTGTTTCTGCTTTCGTCGCTGTTTTGATCTTTTCGGTTGTGGCAGCTGCCATTGCTGCACCACCTGTTATAACAGCTTTAGCAGGTGCATTGGCTGTTCCAATTGGGTCGGTCGGAAAATGGTGTAATTCGCTTTGGAATGATTATATGAAAGCATTAAAGGGGCAAAAGGAATTAGCAAGCTCAATGCAGGTTGGAACTTTCATTGCAATTAAGGACATGGATAATATCCGTGTACTTGTCAACAAATTGGAAGTCGAAATCGAGTCAATCTTGCAGAACGCGAACATTGCTTTAGTAGAAGAAGATGCATTGAAGCTTGTGATAGATGAGATCAAGAAGAAGATGGCGGTGTTTATGCAGACAATTGAGGATTTAGGACAGCATGCTAACAAGTGTAGCCGGGACATAACACAGGCAAGAACTGTGATTTTGCAGAGGATAATCCGATATCCGGAACGTTGA